In one Acetobacter sp. genomic region, the following are encoded:
- the rpmG gene encoding 50S ribosomal protein L33: MAKSNVIQIRLVSSADTGYFYVTKKNARSQTGKLELKKYDPVARKHVVFREAKIK; the protein is encoded by the coding sequence ATGGCAAAGTCCAACGTCATCCAGATCCGGCTCGTCTCCTCCGCAGACACCGGATATTTCTACGTCACCAAGAAGAACGCCCGTTCCCAGACCGGCAAGCTCGAACTGAAGAAGTACGACCCTGTTGCGCGCAAGCACGTCGTCTTCCGTGAAGCGAAAATCAAATAA